The Peribacillus simplex genome contains a region encoding:
- the coaA gene encoding type I pantothenate kinase, translating into MSSYTPYYEFNRKKWASLRNHTPLPLTEEELDNLKGINEEISIQEVEEVYLPLTRLINLYVEASQQLNTATSSFLKTNDKKVPYIIGIAGSVAVGKSTTARLLQTLLSRWDNHRNVGLVTTDGFLYPNDHLEEKGLMKRKGFPESYDTQKLINLIGDVKAGKNKVEVPIYSHLKYDILPNEVQTICNPDILIVEGINVLQVDKENQVFVSDFFDFSLYVDADANDIERWYVERFLLLQKTAFQSPESYFHRYIDLSKEQAIKQATQIWEEINLKNLHENILPTKGRAKLVLKKGSDHKAENIYLRK; encoded by the coding sequence ATGAGTTCCTATACTCCCTATTATGAATTCAATCGAAAAAAGTGGGCATCTTTGCGAAACCATACCCCTCTTCCTTTAACTGAAGAAGAATTGGATAACTTAAAAGGAATAAATGAAGAAATATCCATTCAGGAAGTAGAAGAGGTTTACTTGCCCTTGACTCGATTAATCAATTTATATGTTGAAGCATCTCAGCAGCTTAATACAGCCACTTCTTCATTTCTAAAAACCAATGATAAAAAAGTACCTTATATCATTGGAATTGCAGGGAGTGTTGCTGTAGGAAAGAGTACGACAGCAAGGTTACTTCAGACCTTATTATCCAGATGGGATAATCATAGAAACGTAGGTCTTGTCACTACCGACGGTTTTTTGTACCCAAATGATCATTTAGAAGAAAAAGGACTGATGAAAAGAAAAGGGTTTCCTGAAAGTTATGATACTCAAAAATTGATTAATCTTATCGGGGATGTAAAAGCAGGAAAAAATAAAGTGGAAGTTCCAATCTACTCACATTTGAAATATGACATTTTGCCAAATGAAGTGCAGACCATCTGTAATCCGGATATTTTAATAGTGGAAGGTATTAATGTTCTTCAAGTTGATAAGGAAAATCAAGTATTCGTCAGTGACTTTTTTGATTTTTCACTTTATGTTGATGCAGACGCAAATGACATAGAGCGGTGGTATGTTGAAAGGTTCCTTTTACTTCAGAAGACCGCATTTCAAAGTCCCGAATCCTACTTTCATCGTTATATTGACTTGTCGAAAGAACAAGCCATTAAACAAGCGACCCAAATTTGGGAAGAAATTAATTTGAAGAATTTACATGAAAATATACTGCCGACAAAAGGACGGGCAAAACTCGTTCTAAAAAAAGGATCAGATCACAAAGCTGAAAATATCTATTTGCGAAAATGA
- a CDS encoding malate:quinone oxidoreductase, with translation MSNIQKQTDVILIGGGVMSATLGSLLKELAPEWEIKVFEKLANAGEESSNEWNNAGTGHSALCELNYTSEKSDGSIDISKAIKINEQFQVSLQFWSYLVNCKLIDNPQDFIMPLPHMSMVQGDNNVAFLKKRFEALSKNPLFQGMEYSDDPAKLMEWIPLIMQDRPSNDSIAATKIDYGTDVNFGALTRMLFDHLKTKNVDIKYKHSVDNVKRASDGLWELKVRNVDTGSVERHNAKFVFIGGGGGSLHLLQKSGIPEGKHIGGFPVSGYFMVCNNPEVVEQHHGKVYGKAKVGAPPMSVPHLDTRFIDNKKSLLFGPFAGFSPKFLKTGSMFDLITSVKPNNVLTMLAAGAKEMPLTKYLIQQVMLSKEQRMEELREFIPNAKSEDWDLVVAGQRVQVIKDTAEGGKGTLQFGTEVVSASDGSIAALLGASPGASTAVHVMLEVINKCFPQRMKEWEPKIKEMIPSYGESLMENPELLHEIQTSTSETLGLSKKKELVYS, from the coding sequence ATGAGCAACATACAGAAACAAACAGACGTTATCTTAATTGGCGGCGGAGTCATGAGCGCGACTTTGGGATCATTACTGAAAGAGTTAGCACCGGAATGGGAAATCAAAGTATTTGAGAAGCTTGCAAACGCAGGAGAAGAAAGCTCTAACGAATGGAATAATGCGGGTACGGGACATTCTGCACTGTGCGAGCTTAACTATACATCCGAGAAATCTGACGGATCTATAGATATTAGCAAAGCAATTAAAATTAATGAACAGTTCCAAGTTTCATTGCAGTTTTGGTCGTATCTTGTAAACTGTAAGCTGATTGATAATCCGCAAGACTTTATCATGCCATTGCCTCATATGAGTATGGTACAAGGGGATAATAATGTAGCGTTCTTAAAGAAACGTTTTGAAGCGCTGTCAAAAAATCCTCTGTTCCAAGGTATGGAGTATTCCGATGACCCAGCAAAACTGATGGAATGGATTCCACTTATTATGCAAGACCGTCCATCGAATGATTCTATAGCGGCAACAAAAATTGATTACGGTACAGACGTTAACTTTGGTGCTTTAACACGCATGTTGTTTGACCATCTAAAGACTAAAAACGTCGATATCAAATATAAACATAGTGTTGATAATGTTAAACGTGCCAGCGATGGCTTATGGGAATTAAAAGTGCGTAATGTCGATACTGGTAGCGTAGAACGCCATAATGCTAAATTCGTCTTTATCGGAGGCGGGGGCGGAAGCTTGCATTTGCTGCAAAAATCCGGTATTCCTGAAGGGAAACATATTGGCGGATTCCCAGTAAGCGGATACTTCATGGTATGTAATAATCCTGAAGTTGTTGAGCAGCATCATGGAAAAGTATACGGAAAAGCTAAAGTTGGTGCTCCACCAATGTCTGTTCCGCATCTTGATACACGTTTTATCGACAATAAAAAATCGTTGCTATTTGGACCATTTGCGGGCTTCTCACCGAAGTTCCTGAAAACAGGTTCAATGTTCGATTTAATAACTTCCGTAAAACCGAATAATGTTTTAACTATGTTGGCGGCAGGCGCAAAAGAGATGCCATTGACAAAGTACCTGATCCAGCAGGTTATGTTATCGAAAGAACAGCGCATGGAAGAGTTACGAGAGTTCATCCCGAACGCTAAGAGTGAGGATTGGGATTTAGTAGTAGCTGGCCAACGTGTACAAGTTATCAAAGATACTGCAGAAGGCGGCAAAGGTACACTTCAATTTGGTACGGAAGTTGTCAGTGCATCCGATGGCTCGATTGCAGCACTGCTAGGTGCATCTCCAGGTGCTTCTACTGCTGTTCACGTTATGCTTGAGGTAATTAATAAATGCTTCCCGCAACGTATGAAAGAATGGGAACCAAAAATTAAAGAAATGATTCCTTCTTATGGAGAGTCACTAATGGAAAATCCAGAGCTTCTGCACGAAATTCAAACTTCAACTTCAGAGACGCTTGGTCTGAGCAAAAAAAAAGAGCTAGTTTATAGTTAA
- a CDS encoding potassium channel family protein gives MRITVKKIIYYLIKLRGRIFIPFAILYILVAAYVAYSIEPQTFESYLTSVYWVLTTLATVGFGDYAPVTGLGKAFTIGLYITGIGLVSLFIGKIIKSVYLIEKRKVGGKMKYTGKNHIILIGWSDKSKSALQEIFKSDETIDIVIIDNLEKAPMMEERLFYVRGDATDEETLLRANLPRAKGVIIFADQITQDNYATKDPLLVDGKTLLVATAITAIEEKTSTSIHVTAEVINQKHIRLFERVKVDEFIPTQEMISHAAVRSLFSHGVIHMYSELMSTKYEETMYEISKQAEWRTYRDAFIDLLNKGATLVADRGDLNINQKLDERIPDDAQLFVICDKETISQINSDVH, from the coding sequence ATGAGGATTACGGTAAAAAAAATAATATATTACCTGATTAAATTAAGAGGTAGAATCTTTATACCATTTGCCATTTTATACATATTAGTTGCTGCGTATGTTGCTTATTCTATAGAGCCACAGACGTTCGAATCATATTTAACCTCAGTTTACTGGGTTCTTACAACGCTTGCTACGGTTGGTTTTGGAGACTATGCACCGGTCACCGGCCTTGGAAAAGCATTTACCATTGGCCTTTATATCACGGGTATTGGGCTTGTTAGTCTTTTCATTGGAAAAATCATTAAATCTGTATATCTTATCGAAAAACGTAAAGTTGGTGGAAAAATGAAATATACAGGTAAAAATCATATCATTTTGATTGGATGGAGTGATAAGTCAAAATCAGCACTCCAAGAAATTTTCAAATCTGATGAAACCATTGATATTGTAATCATTGATAACTTGGAAAAAGCTCCAATGATGGAGGAGCGTCTGTTTTATGTTCGCGGGGATGCTACCGATGAAGAAACATTACTCCGTGCAAATCTGCCTAGAGCAAAAGGCGTTATCATTTTTGCTGACCAAATAACGCAAGATAATTATGCTACAAAAGATCCGTTACTCGTCGATGGAAAGACATTATTAGTTGCCACTGCCATAACGGCCATTGAGGAAAAAACGAGTACGTCCATTCATGTCACCGCTGAAGTGATCAATCAAAAGCATATCCGTTTATTCGAGCGTGTAAAGGTGGATGAGTTTATTCCTACACAAGAAATGATCTCCCACGCTGCAGTACGATCATTATTTTCTCATGGAGTCATCCATATGTATTCTGAACTCATGAGTACAAAGTATGAAGAAACCATGTATGAGATTTCTAAACAAGCTGAATGGCGAACCTATCGTGATGCGTTCATAGACCTTCTTAATAAAGGAGCCACGCTGGTAGCAGATCGTGGTGATCTTAACATAAACCAAAAATTAGATGAACGAATTCCTGACGATGCACAGCTTTTCGTCATTTGCGATAAAGAGACCATTTCCCAAATAAATTCAGATGTACATTAG